A window from Opitutia bacterium ISCC 52 encodes these proteins:
- a CDS encoding sulfatase-like hydrolase/transferase, translating to MFKTASLIFAFLLIFTQAQTLSSEPPPNIILILTDDQGWNNTQVPMIQGRDDTRSDFYLTPNLQRLADSGMTFSQAYAPHPVCSPSRHSIQFGMTPAKLKKTTNQGTNYPEHVQSPSIPQVIKSAHPEYKAAHFGKWHMYAHPGERGYDVSDGRTGNQTGRQKTTDQTKFWAHEDPKRSVSITDNAVQFIKHQAIAENPFYLQVSHYFIHLSAEAKAETLEKHKSRTPGKLHTAYWYAAMMEDLDHAIGRIIDTVDEMGISDSTYLFFTSDNGGTARQFPLFNKPLRAGKGSYYEGGIRVPFMVVGPGIAAGTYSEVPVIGYDFLPTFTDLVSPKMELPKELEGGSFKSVLMNEGVGQVSRERNGLYFSRQLNAVLIQDPYKLILTHRSGDFELYHLTDDLSEQEELSNAHPDVAKAMLADLQRWIEENDVLTPSEHAPRGRRRASQPNP from the coding sequence ATGTTCAAAACCGCTTCCCTGATTTTCGCATTTCTTCTCATTTTCACTCAGGCTCAAACACTGAGTAGTGAACCGCCTCCCAATATCATCCTGATTCTTACCGATGATCAGGGTTGGAATAACACCCAGGTCCCTATGATTCAGGGGCGTGACGATACGCGGTCCGATTTTTATCTCACGCCCAACCTGCAGCGATTGGCCGATTCAGGGATGACCTTTTCTCAGGCCTACGCACCGCATCCGGTTTGTTCGCCTTCCCGTCATTCGATTCAATTTGGGATGACACCCGCCAAGCTCAAGAAAACGACCAATCAAGGTACTAATTACCCTGAACATGTTCAATCGCCAAGCATTCCTCAGGTTATCAAGTCTGCGCATCCGGAATACAAGGCCGCGCATTTTGGGAAATGGCACATGTATGCTCATCCGGGAGAGCGGGGGTATGATGTATCCGATGGCAGAACGGGTAATCAAACCGGCCGGCAGAAAACGACCGACCAAACCAAGTTTTGGGCTCACGAGGATCCAAAGCGATCTGTCTCCATAACTGATAACGCGGTTCAGTTTATCAAGCATCAGGCAATCGCGGAAAATCCATTTTACCTGCAGGTGTCTCACTATTTTATTCATCTATCGGCGGAGGCAAAGGCTGAGACTTTGGAGAAACACAAAAGCCGAACACCAGGCAAGTTGCACACGGCTTATTGGTATGCCGCTATGATGGAGGATCTCGATCATGCGATAGGGCGTATCATCGATACCGTTGACGAAATGGGGATCTCAGATTCGACCTACCTTTTCTTCACCTCTGATAATGGTGGCACGGCCAGGCAGTTTCCTCTTTTCAACAAACCCCTCCGGGCGGGCAAGGGATCTTACTATGAAGGAGGCATTCGAGTCCCGTTCATGGTCGTCGGGCCAGGAATAGCTGCGGGTACTTATTCAGAAGTCCCGGTAATCGGTTATGATTTCCTTCCCACCTTTACAGATTTGGTAAGCCCGAAAATGGAGCTGCCCAAGGAGCTGGAAGGAGGTTCTTTTAAGTCGGTGCTGATGAATGAAGGCGTAGGCCAAGTGTCGCGTGAGCGGAATGGGCTTTACTTCAGTCGCCAACTGAATGCGGTGCTCATTCAAGACCCTTATAAATTGATTTTAACGCACAGGTCCGGGGACTTTGAACTCTACCATTTGACTGATGATTTATCCGAACAAGAAGAGCTTTCGAATGCACATCCCGATGTCGCAAAGGCGATGCTCGCTGACTTGCAGCGATGGATTGAGGAAAACGACGTTCTCACACCTTCTGAACATGCACCTCGGGGTCGACGACGAGCGAGCCAGCCTAATCCTTAA
- a CDS encoding EVE domain-containing protein, with product MARKYWLMKSEPDAFSFEDLKNCPKKTEHWDGIRNYQARNFMRDDMQKGDLVLFYHSNAGAETGVVGLAEIVSKEAYPDHTAWDKKEKYYDEKSTQENPRWLMVDVKYKKPFKTPVTLKELKGQKSLADMKVVQRGQRLSIQPVEKKHFDRVCKMGGVSI from the coding sequence ATGGCTCGTAAATATTGGCTCATGAAATCAGAACCGGATGCTTTTTCCTTCGAAGATTTGAAGAACTGTCCGAAAAAAACCGAACACTGGGATGGCATTCGTAACTACCAGGCAAGAAACTTTATGCGCGACGATATGCAAAAAGGTGACTTGGTCTTGTTCTATCACTCGAATGCCGGAGCAGAAACGGGCGTGGTAGGTCTCGCAGAGATCGTTTCCAAGGAGGCATACCCCGACCATACGGCTTGGGACAAGAAAGAGAAATACTACGACGAAAAGTCCACACAGGAAAACCCACGTTGGCTCATGGTTGATGTGAAATATAAGAAGCCGTTCAAAACCCCTGTCACGTTGAAGGAATTAAAGGGGCAGAAATCACTAGCAGATATGAAGGTGGTTCAACGGGGACAACGGCTCTCCATCCAACCGGTGGAAAAGAAGCATTTTGACCGCGTTTGCAAAATGGGCGGAGTCAGTATCTAG
- a CDS encoding YcjF family protein: MITELKHFAKVIGLLLGTAFIIFLVNQVAGVVGLASELHSYFGILVLVLAIAGIGMLTLYPLFLWWKMPPALVPPENKHSSAYENYLQACRKRLQSIPHVLEAGIDVMEEDGLASASKVLEQKALKLTQGSSGAVFLSTAISQNGSLDAFMVLTAQMRLVWGIAKIYNQRPNPKELLWLYTNVVGSTFVAGQLDDVDIGGQVTPVISKVMGNMAGGAIPGFATASNILTNMIFEGSVNAFLTLRVGAIARIYCDPLNRETKKGARKIAMKEAAIHLGSIVAEGSQKVSSTFWNASKGAAGDVIGKAGGAVKGVGSTVKKTLSKVGKPFRNP; the protein is encoded by the coding sequence ATGATAACTGAATTAAAACACTTTGCAAAAGTCATAGGATTACTGCTCGGAACCGCTTTTATTATTTTTCTGGTGAATCAAGTAGCCGGTGTGGTTGGGCTGGCCAGTGAGTTACATTCGTACTTTGGAATCCTGGTATTAGTCCTCGCCATAGCCGGAATCGGCATGCTTACCCTCTATCCACTTTTCCTATGGTGGAAAATGCCACCTGCGCTCGTACCCCCTGAAAATAAGCATTCCAGCGCTTACGAGAATTACCTTCAAGCTTGTAGAAAAAGGCTTCAATCAATTCCCCATGTGCTGGAGGCAGGCATTGATGTGATGGAAGAAGATGGGCTCGCATCGGCCAGCAAGGTTCTTGAGCAAAAGGCATTGAAACTGACCCAAGGATCCTCCGGTGCGGTGTTCCTAAGCACAGCCATCTCACAAAATGGCAGTCTGGATGCTTTCATGGTCCTAACTGCCCAAATGCGACTGGTATGGGGAATTGCCAAAATCTATAACCAACGCCCTAATCCTAAAGAGTTACTCTGGCTCTATACCAATGTAGTGGGTTCAACTTTCGTAGCCGGGCAGTTGGATGATGTGGACATCGGAGGGCAAGTCACGCCCGTCATCTCGAAGGTTATGGGCAACATGGCAGGAGGTGCTATTCCCGGGTTCGCTACAGCATCGAACATCTTAACCAATATGATCTTCGAGGGATCGGTGAATGCATTCTTGACCTTACGCGTGGGTGCAATCGCCCGGATCTACTGTGATCCACTCAACCGAGAAACTAAGAAAGGGGCCCGAAAAATCGCCATGAAGGAAGCTGCCATTCACTTGGGTAGTATTGTGGCAGAGGGCTCACAGAAAGTTTCCTCTACCTTCTGGAACGCTTCGAAGGGTGCCGCAGGCGATGTAATTGGCAAAGCAGGGGGCGCAGTCAAAGGCGTTGGCTCAACCGTCAAGAAGACGCTCTCCAAAGTCGGGAAGCCGTTTCGCAATCCTTAA
- a CDS encoding LD-carboxypeptidase, protein MNKPAALKIGATIRLVAPSSPPNDRSALENAISAFETLGYNVKYSDVIFSRSGYLAGTDGERARDFEDAFADDESDAVLCVRGGYGSTRLLELIDWESIEQPKIFMGFSDITALSCALWRYCDMPSFSGPVLMSDLVENRPDEVSWGHAMPLLTGEKRNGPLISEPFNLSYPLSIVGGESYGRLMGGNLSLICSLMGTRFFPDFNRSILFLEDVGEGPYRIDRYLTQLMNAGVLESVAGIVLGDFRYSDAQRKNDNRQGLQTMEEVFEERLGGLGVPVLMNVPFGHIKPKLTIPFGALVILDCEKRNILLQESTVE, encoded by the coding sequence ATGAATAAACCTGCGGCCCTAAAGATTGGAGCTACCATACGTTTAGTTGCTCCATCGAGCCCGCCCAATGACCGGTCAGCTTTGGAGAATGCCATCTCCGCCTTCGAGACCCTGGGGTATAACGTAAAGTACTCGGATGTCATTTTTAGCCGATCCGGTTACCTCGCAGGGACAGATGGTGAAAGAGCCCGTGATTTTGAAGACGCATTTGCCGATGATGAAAGCGATGCCGTTCTCTGTGTGCGTGGCGGCTATGGTTCCACTCGGCTATTGGAGCTTATTGATTGGGAATCGATTGAGCAGCCCAAAATTTTTATGGGATTCAGTGATATTACGGCCTTGAGCTGTGCGCTTTGGAGATATTGTGACATGCCCAGCTTCTCGGGTCCTGTTCTCATGTCGGATTTGGTGGAAAATCGTCCTGACGAAGTGTCCTGGGGACATGCGATGCCACTGCTGACAGGTGAGAAGAGGAATGGGCCTTTAATCTCAGAGCCTTTCAATCTGAGTTATCCGCTTTCGATTGTCGGAGGTGAGTCATACGGACGGCTGATGGGTGGAAACCTATCTTTGATCTGTTCATTGATGGGAACTCGTTTCTTCCCTGATTTTAATCGCTCGATCCTGTTTCTTGAAGATGTGGGAGAGGGACCGTATCGGATCGATCGATATCTGACTCAGTTGATGAATGCCGGAGTTCTTGAAAGCGTAGCCGGAATTGTTCTTGGAGATTTTCGTTATTCGGATGCTCAACGCAAAAACGACAATCGGCAGGGTTTGCAGACTATGGAAGAAGTTTTTGAAGAACGCTTGGGAGGCTTAGGCGTACCCGTTTTGATGAACGTGCCTTTCGGACATATTAAACCCAAACTCACCATACCCTTTGGAGCTTTGGTCATCCTCGATTGTGAGAAGCGGAATATCCTGCTCCAGGAAAGCACGGTGGAGTAG
- a CDS encoding fumarylacetoacetate hydrolase family protein: protein MRLIRYADDSGVAYFAARGDDGNYYRTGLDDTGNLEVTDERVEAGRLLAPVSPVTIFAVGTNYPLHGKETGTKMSDYPVIFMKAPTTVIAPEQEIVLPRHLRSDKVDFEGELAVVIGKPCKNVSEEEALEYVLGYTIANDVSARDWQKEWGGGQYCRGKTFDTFCPLGPQIVSPDEIPDPNNLTLQTRVNGELMQDGNTKDMHFSVAKVISFLSGGNTLLPGTTILTGTPDGVGAARTPQVFLKEGDVVEISIEGIGTLKNPVVEEKL, encoded by the coding sequence ATGCGATTGATTCGATATGCAGATGATTCCGGAGTCGCCTACTTTGCGGCTCGTGGCGATGATGGAAATTATTACCGAACGGGCTTGGATGATACCGGTAACCTCGAAGTGACGGACGAGCGTGTGGAGGCTGGGCGATTGCTGGCGCCAGTCTCACCGGTGACCATTTTCGCCGTAGGAACGAATTACCCACTGCATGGCAAGGAGACGGGAACTAAAATGTCGGATTACCCGGTCATTTTCATGAAAGCGCCCACTACGGTCATTGCTCCGGAGCAGGAAATCGTTCTTCCGCGTCATCTACGCAGCGACAAAGTCGACTTCGAGGGGGAATTGGCCGTCGTGATCGGAAAGCCCTGTAAGAATGTGTCTGAAGAGGAGGCTTTAGAATATGTCCTCGGCTACACTATCGCTAATGACGTCAGTGCTCGTGACTGGCAAAAAGAGTGGGGGGGTGGGCAGTACTGCAGAGGAAAGACTTTTGATACCTTTTGCCCGCTGGGCCCGCAAATAGTGAGTCCAGATGAAATTCCCGATCCGAACAACTTGACGCTACAGACCCGTGTCAACGGCGAGCTCATGCAGGACGGAAATACCAAAGATATGCACTTCAGCGTGGCAAAAGTGATTTCATTCCTGAGCGGTGGAAATACCCTTTTACCGGGAACCACCATTCTCACTGGCACACCGGATGGAGTTGGAGCGGCTCGAACCCCACAGGTGTTCCTGAAAGAAGGGGATGTCGTCGAAATCAGCATTGAAGGCATTGGCACTCTCAAGAATCCGGTAGTGGAAGAAAAGCTGTAA